One segment of Mycolicibacterium baixiangningiae DNA contains the following:
- the mbp1 gene encoding microaggregate-binding protein 1, with protein sequence MTEKNSGPEEGIKGAVEDVKGKAKETVGTVTGRDDMIREGKAQQDKADAQQDAARKEAEAEAARGGAKAAEERQKSEQ encoded by the coding sequence ATGACCGAGAAGAACAGTGGACCCGAAGAAGGCATCAAGGGCGCCGTCGAGGACGTCAAGGGCAAGGCCAAGGAGACCGTCGGCACCGTGACCGGCCGGGATGACATGATCCGCGAGGGTAAGGCCCAGCAGGACAAGGCCGACGCTCAGCAGGACGCAGCCCGCAAGGAGGCCGAGGCGGAAGCGGCCCGCGGTGGCGCGAAGGCTGCCGAGGAACGCCAGAAGAGCGAGCAGTAA
- the usfY gene encoding protein UsfY produces the protein MKSPDDPVDHSRTTRPHAGETMKDTKNMPALILLGVALVSFVAALAAHATSNHGVGVMLGCISAVVFVVAGAWFLIAHRRVKNIEERWYAEHPDAEPQRPSR, from the coding sequence ATGAAGAGTCCAGACGATCCCGTCGACCACTCGCGGACCACCCGTCCGCATGCCGGTGAGACGATGAAGGACACCAAGAACATGCCGGCGCTGATCCTGCTCGGGGTGGCGCTCGTGTCGTTCGTCGCCGCGCTGGCGGCCCATGCGACGTCCAATCACGGCGTCGGTGTGATGCTCGGATGTATCTCCGCCGTGGTGTTCGTGGTGGCCGGGGCGTGGTTCCTGATCGCGCACCGCCGCGTGAAGAACATCGAAGAGCGTTGGTATGCCGAGCATCCCGACGCCGAACCGCAGCGCCCGTCGCGCTGA